A window of Ranitomeya variabilis isolate aRanVar5 chromosome 2, aRanVar5.hap1, whole genome shotgun sequence contains these coding sequences:
- the RNF166 gene encoding E3 ubiquitin-protein ligase RNF166 has product MAMFRSLVSSSSQHRQQHHTHQSQSSPSSDSLETQYGCPICLEVYYKPVAIGSCGHTFCGECLQPCLQVPSPLCPLCRMPFDPKKVEKASHVDKQLSSYKAPCRGCSKKVTLAKMRSHISSCAKVQEQMANCPKFVPVVPTSQPIPSNIPNRSTFVCPYCGARNLDQQELVKHCMENHRSDPNKVVCPICSAMPWGDPSYKSANFLQHLLHRHKFSYDTFVDYSIDEEAALQAALALSLSEN; this is encoded by the exons ATGGCAATGTTCCGTAGTCTGGTGTCCTCGTCCTCCCAGCACCGGCAGCAGCACCACACCCACCAGAGCCAGTCCTCGCCGTCGTCAGACAGCCTGGAGACGCAGTATGGCTGCCCCATCTGCCTGGAGGTGTATTACAAGCCTGTGGCCATCGGGAGCTGCGGTCACAC GTTTTGCGGTGAGTGCCTGCAGCCATGTCTCCAGGTGCCCTCTCCTCTGTGCCCACTGTGTCGTATGCCGTTTGACCCAAAGAAGGTGGAGAAGGCCTCCCATGTAGACAAACAGCTCTCCTCCTACAAGGCCCCCTGCAGAGGCTGCAGTAAGAAG gtgACCCTCGCAAAAATGCGATCTCACATTTCTTCATGTGCCAAAGTCCAAGAACAGATGGCCAACTGTCCAAAGTTTGTTCCTGTAGTCCCAACATCTCAGCCTATTCCCAG tAATATTCCAAACCGTTCCACCTTCGTGTGTCCATATTGTGGAGCCCGAAACCTGGACCAGCAAGAACTTGTGAAACACTGCATGGAGAACCATAGAAGTGACCCCAACAAAGTG GTTTGCCCTATTTGTTCAGCAATGCCATGGGGGGATCCCAGCTATAAGAGTGCCAATTTTCTTCAGCACCTCCTTCACCGGCATAAATTCTCGTACGACACATTTGTG GATTACAGCATCGATGAAGAAGCAGCGTTACAAGCGGCCCTCGCTCTGTCGCTGTCCGAGAACTAA